The genomic DNA CACTGGTCTCAAGGCCGTCATCGCCATCCACTCCACCGCCCTGGGCCCCGCCCTCGGCGGTACGCGCTTCTACCCGTACGCGAGCGAGGAGGAGGCCGTCGCCGACGCGCTGAACCTCGCGCGCGGGATGTCGTACAAGAACGCCATGGCCGGCCTCGACCACGGCGGCGGCAAGGCCGTCATCATCGGTGACCCCGAGCGGATCAAGACCGAGGAGCTGCTGCTGGCCTACGGCCGGTTCGTGGCCTCGCTCGGCGGGCGGTACGTCACCGCGTGCGACGTCGGTACGTACGTCGCCGACATGGACGTCGTGGCGCGCGAGTGCCGCTGGACGACCGGGCGCTCCCCGGAGAACGGCGGCGCGGGCGACTCCTCCGTGCTGACCGCCTTCGGTGTCTTCCAGGGCATGCGGGCCTCCGCCCAGCACCTGTGGGGCGACCCGACGCTGCGCGGCCGCAAGGTGGGCATCGCGGGCGTCGGCAAGGTCGGCCGCCACCTGGTGCGGCACCTGCTGGACGACGGCGCGGAGGTCGTGATCACGGACGTGCGGACCGACTCCGTACAGCGGATCCTCGACCAGCACCCGACGGGCGTCACGGCCGTCGCGGACACCGACGCGCTGATCCGGGTGGACGGGCTCGACATCTACGCCCCGTGCGCGCTCGGCGGGGCCCTGAACGACGACTCCGTCACGGTGCTCACCGCGAAGATCGTGTGCGGCGCGGCCAACAACCAGCTCGCCCACACGGGCGTCGAGAAGGACCTCGCCGACCGCGGGATCCTCTACGCGCCGGACTACGTGGTGAACGCGGGCGGGGTCATCCAGGTCGCCGACGAGCTGCACGGCTTCGACTTCGACCGGTGCAAGGCGAAGGCCGCGAAGATCTTCGACACCACGCTGGCCATATTCGCACGTGCGAAGGAAGACGGCATTCCGCCGGCCGCCGCGGCCGACCGGATTGCCGAGCAGCGCATGGCGGAGGCCCGCCGGGGCTGATCGCGGGCCGCCGGTACGCCCTTGTCAGGGACTCGCCGACGGGCGCGGGGAGAGAACTCTCACGTCGGTCGGCGGGTCGGGCGCCAAGAAGAGGTTAAAATCGCGGTTGACCAGCGGGGAAAGGGCACCTCGCGGGTTCTGGGCATCGGCACGTGCTGCGGGCGACGTACCGTATGGGCGTGGGCTCAGGTACCGTGGAAGCCCTACGGACCGGTCTCTCCACGGAGAGCCCGTTCCAGATCATGAACGCGTGTCAAGACTCTGGGGCCGTCGAGCCCCGTATCTGAGGGGGTCGAGCCATGGGGCGCGGCCGGGCAAAGGCCAAGCAGACGAAGGTCGCCCGCCAGCTGAAGTACAGCAGCGGCGGGACTGACCTCTCGCGTCTGGCCAATGAGCTGGGCGCTTCGACTTCGAGCCAGCCGCCGAACGGCGAGCCGTTCGAGGACGACGACGAAGAAGACGACCCGTACGCTCAGTACGCGGATCTTTACAACGACGACGAGGACGAGGACGACGAGTCCGGTCCCACGTCGCAACGCCGCGGCGCTTGACCGCGCGGCCTTCGCAGTTCTCATAGCGACTGCACCTCACCCGGTCCGGGGCCTCTGCGCCGGACCGGGTTTCGTGCTGCCCT from Streptomyces avermitilis MA-4680 = NBRC 14893 includes the following:
- a CDS encoding Leu/Phe/Val dehydrogenase gives rise to the protein MTDVSDGVLHTLFRSDQGGHEQVVLCQDRATGLKAVIAIHSTALGPALGGTRFYPYASEEEAVADALNLARGMSYKNAMAGLDHGGGKAVIIGDPERIKTEELLLAYGRFVASLGGRYVTACDVGTYVADMDVVARECRWTTGRSPENGGAGDSSVLTAFGVFQGMRASAQHLWGDPTLRGRKVGIAGVGKVGRHLVRHLLDDGAEVVITDVRTDSVQRILDQHPTGVTAVADTDALIRVDGLDIYAPCALGGALNDDSVTVLTAKIVCGAANNQLAHTGVEKDLADRGILYAPDYVVNAGGVIQVADELHGFDFDRCKAKAAKIFDTTLAIFARAKEDGIPPAAAADRIAEQRMAEARRG
- a CDS encoding DUF3073 domain-containing protein — translated: MGRGRAKAKQTKVARQLKYSSGGTDLSRLANELGASTSSQPPNGEPFEDDDEEDDPYAQYADLYNDDEDEDDESGPTSQRRGA